In Cytobacillus oceanisediminis, the following proteins share a genomic window:
- a CDS encoding YlbF family regulator — protein sequence MLATLERMAILDKADEIAAMITESEEAEHYRKSLYKLKNSRETQRKIQDFVKMKELYEEVQRFGKYHPEYKRVMMSIRELKRDMDMDAHVAEFRRAETGLQNLLDEVSMLIGRSVSEHIKVPAGNPFFESSCGGGCGSGGSCGCSA from the coding sequence TTGCTTGCTACATTAGAAAGAATGGCTATTTTGGACAAAGCTGACGAAATTGCAGCGATGATTACAGAATCTGAAGAAGCGGAACATTACCGCAAAAGTTTATATAAATTAAAGAACAGCCGTGAAACACAAAGGAAGATACAGGACTTTGTCAAAATGAAAGAACTGTATGAAGAAGTTCAGCGATTTGGCAAATATCATCCCGAATACAAAAGAGTGATGATGTCCATAAGGGAGCTAAAGCGCGACATGGATATGGATGCCCATGTGGCAGAATTCAGAAGAGCCGAAACGGGCCTGCAAAACCTGCTGGATGAGGTAAGCATGCTGATAGGGCGTTCTGTTTCTGAACATATTAAAGTTCCTGCCGGTAATCCCTTCTTTGAATCAAGCTGCGGAGGCGGCTGCGGTTCTGGAGGCAGCTGTGGGTGTTCTGCTTAA
- the ylbJ gene encoding sporulation integral membrane protein YlbJ, with protein MFRSKLKTVTLALSVTLMAISLISFPQESVDASIRGLNMWWEIVFPSLLPFFIVSEMLIGFGVVKFIGVLLEPLMRPLFRVPGVGGFVWAMGMASGYPAGAKLTARLRQEGQLSKTEAERLVSFTNCSNPLFIFGAVSVGFFNNAKLGVILALAHYLGNITVGLLMRFYGKKTRQPPPGEKRSKPSLRAALSALHRTRIKDNRPIGKLLGDAVMSSIQTLLMIGGFIILFSVINKLLFHLGITAFLAKGLEAVLSIVSLPAEMSIPFISGLFEITLGSQMTSQVQQATLMQQVIIVSFILAFSGFSVQAQVASILAQTDINFKPFFFARIVHGFAAAFYAFILWQPIYERFYNTEQPSNAIPVGFFEKYTFFGKLLDGIAASGPLITILALSVYTFMLARRLDKR; from the coding sequence GTGTTTCGTTCCAAATTAAAAACGGTTACTCTTGCACTCTCTGTAACCTTAATGGCCATCTCATTAATTTCCTTTCCCCAGGAATCGGTTGATGCATCAATCAGGGGATTAAATATGTGGTGGGAAATTGTATTTCCCTCATTGCTGCCCTTCTTCATTGTATCAGAAATGCTGATCGGCTTCGGTGTAGTAAAATTTATAGGGGTACTCCTTGAACCTTTGATGAGGCCTTTATTCAGAGTACCTGGAGTTGGAGGGTTTGTTTGGGCAATGGGGATGGCTTCAGGCTATCCAGCCGGTGCCAAACTGACCGCAAGACTGCGGCAGGAAGGACAGCTCTCAAAAACAGAAGCAGAGCGCCTGGTTTCTTTTACAAATTGTTCAAACCCTTTGTTTATCTTCGGTGCTGTATCGGTTGGTTTTTTTAATAACGCCAAGCTTGGTGTGATATTGGCCCTGGCTCATTATCTCGGCAATATTACCGTCGGTTTATTAATGAGGTTCTACGGAAAAAAAACCAGGCAGCCTCCCCCTGGTGAAAAGAGGTCAAAACCATCTTTACGGGCAGCCTTATCAGCTCTTCATCGGACAAGAATAAAAGATAATCGCCCGATAGGCAAGCTTCTTGGAGATGCAGTCATGTCATCCATCCAAACACTTTTGATGATTGGCGGATTTATCATATTATTCTCTGTAATTAACAAACTTCTATTCCATCTTGGAATCACGGCATTCCTTGCTAAAGGCTTAGAAGCTGTATTGTCAATAGTTAGTCTGCCAGCAGAAATGAGCATCCCATTCATTTCAGGCTTATTTGAAATAACACTTGGCAGCCAGATGACAAGCCAGGTTCAGCAGGCAACATTAATGCAGCAGGTCATTATTGTCAGCTTCATACTCGCATTCAGCGGATTTAGCGTGCAGGCCCAGGTAGCAAGCATCCTGGCCCAAACTGATATTAATTTCAAGCCATTCTTTTTCGCAAGAATCGTTCATGGCTTTGCAGCTGCCTTTTATGCATTCATCCTTTGGCAGCCTATTTATGAACGTTTTTACAATACGGAGCAGCCATCCAATGCCATTCCGGTCGGATTTTTTGAGAAATATACATTTTTCGGCAAGTTATTAGATGGAATAGCCGCTTCAGGACCGCTAATAACCATACTAGCACTTTCTGTTTATACCTTTATGCTCGCCAGGCGCTTGGATAAGAGGTAA
- the rsmD gene encoding 16S rRNA (guanine(966)-N(2))-methyltransferase RsmD, producing MRVVSGTRKGKILKAVPGSSTRPTTDKVKEAIFNIIGPYFDGGLGLDLFAGSGGLGIEALSRGADKVIFVDRDGKAIQTIHENIRTCGFEEKVEVYRNDADRAIKAILKRDLVFDYIFLDPPYRKQQLLKLLKVIDENDLLSGQGTILCEHGSDVELPDTVGRLVQRKHENYGIISISIYSWAE from the coding sequence ATGCGAGTGGTATCAGGAACAAGAAAAGGGAAGATATTGAAAGCTGTTCCGGGCAGTTCAACCCGTCCGACTACTGATAAAGTAAAAGAAGCTATTTTTAATATAATTGGGCCGTATTTCGACGGGGGCCTTGGGCTTGATCTATTTGCTGGCAGCGGCGGTCTTGGCATTGAAGCCCTCAGCAGAGGAGCTGACAAGGTCATTTTTGTGGATAGGGATGGAAAGGCCATCCAAACCATCCATGAAAATATTCGGACATGCGGTTTTGAAGAAAAGGTGGAGGTATATCGAAATGATGCGGATCGTGCCATTAAGGCAATATTAAAAAGAGATCTGGTTTTCGATTATATATTTCTCGATCCGCCTTACCGCAAGCAGCAGCTTCTTAAGCTTCTGAAGGTAATTGATGAGAATGATTTGCTTTCGGGTCAGGGAACGATTCTATGCGAACATGGTTCTGATGTGGAGCTCCCTGATACAGTCGGAAGACTGGTTCAGCGGAAACATGAAAATTACGGTATAATTTCTATCTCAATCTACAGCTGGGCTGAATAA
- a CDS encoding patatin-like phospholipase family protein encodes MQRPKIGLALGSGGARGFAHLGAIKVLKEAGIPIDYIAGSSMGAMVGCFYGAGLDADRLYKLSKAFKRKYYLDFTVPKMGFVAGKRVKELIRIFTHGKNLEDLDIPVNVVATDLMTGEKVVFKSGPISDAVRASISIPGIFVPERLNGRLLVDGGVVDRVPVSVVKEMGADIIIAIDVSHVKSNAEITSIYDVIMQSLDIMQMELVTHREIASDFMIRPRVEMYSSRAFTNIEEIIKIGEEETKKHIDSIHHYITKWKEHPDR; translated from the coding sequence TTGCAACGACCGAAAATAGGTTTGGCACTTGGTTCGGGAGGAGCTCGGGGATTCGCCCACCTGGGTGCCATTAAGGTCTTGAAGGAAGCCGGCATACCGATTGATTATATTGCCGGCAGCAGCATGGGTGCCATGGTAGGCTGCTTTTATGGGGCTGGGCTTGATGCTGATCGTTTATATAAGCTTTCAAAAGCATTTAAAAGGAAGTATTATTTAGATTTCACGGTGCCTAAAATGGGTTTTGTTGCAGGTAAACGAGTAAAGGAACTGATCCGTATATTTACCCATGGAAAAAATCTTGAAGATCTCGATATTCCGGTCAATGTTGTGGCTACTGATTTAATGACTGGAGAAAAGGTTGTTTTTAAAAGCGGTCCCATTTCCGATGCTGTAAGGGCGAGCATATCCATCCCAGGCATATTTGTGCCTGAAAGATTAAATGGGCGTCTTTTAGTGGACGGAGGAGTAGTGGACAGGGTTCCTGTGTCTGTTGTTAAAGAAATGGGGGCTGATATTATCATCGCCATCGATGTCTCACATGTAAAATCGAATGCGGAAATCACTTCAATCTATGACGTAATCATGCAAAGTCTGGATATCATGCAGATGGAGCTGGTTACTCACCGGGAAATTGCTTCCGATTTTATGATCAGGCCCCGGGTGGAAATGTATAGTTCCCGAGCATTTACCAATATTGAAGAAATCATCAAAATCGGCGAAGAGGAAACAAAAAAGCATATTGACAGCATTCATCATTACATAACTAAATGGAAGGAGCATCCTGATAGATGA
- a CDS encoding YlbG family protein — protein sequence MLGQRQGIIVWLYSLKQAKMLRRFGNVHYVSKRLKYVVLYCDLADTETIMEKINSYSFVKKVEPSYKPFLKTEFENSKPDKAKEYDYKMGI from the coding sequence ATGCTTGGTCAAAGGCAAGGAATAATTGTATGGCTTTATTCATTAAAACAGGCGAAAATGTTAAGAAGATTTGGGAATGTGCATTATGTTTCAAAACGGCTGAAATATGTAGTGCTATATTGTGATCTTGCCGATACGGAAACAATTATGGAGAAGATAAATTCCTATTCTTTTGTTAAAAAAGTGGAGCCATCCTATAAGCCGTTCCTTAAAACGGAATTTGAAAATTCCAAACCGGACAAGGCTAAAGAATATGATTATAAGATGGGAATCTAA
- a CDS encoding YlbE-like family protein: MRKDIVEYLEQKKELKQFIREQPHWYRTLSRNPNEIQSLEVAALHYYKKTIPHQVEKFTNGVQMASMMMSMFQAMNSQSS, translated from the coding sequence ATGAGAAAAGATATTGTCGAGTATCTTGAACAAAAAAAGGAACTAAAGCAATTTATCCGTGAGCAGCCTCATTGGTATAGAACACTGAGCAGAAATCCAAATGAAATTCAATCTCTTGAAGTGGCCGCGCTGCATTATTACAAAAAAACGATTCCCCACCAAGTTGAAAAGTTTACTAATGGAGTGCAAATGGCTTCCATGATGATGAGCATGTTCCAGGCTATGAATTCTCAATCCAGTTAG
- a CDS encoding CAP domain-containing protein, producing the protein MREGRDGSLRALFRILVLISIFLAAGFYIDIGRNEKGEILVNQENTQPGAVKDINNNDNSLSSNTGFPEKGLASLMGKSAAGLKESLGAPSRIDPSFYGYDWWIYNKSSTEYIQAGVSKNKVVSLFATGEDADIYPFKIGQPIGELYASVFFETDFNLKVKDSSYRFELSEDDLNTRPLVMVGEYFAQLNIDRFTGTLSSVRVMDAATLIKLRPYEMVYRGELLEPPLPSPAFEEDVERAKEKQILDLTNVIRVRHHLQPLIWDDMTAAAAFGHSKDMYESNDFSHTSKTYGDLADRLEAGGVSFEAAGENIAANYTDAPAVVEGWLNSKGHRDSLLNEEFTHLGVGVYKKHYTQNFIKKADGES; encoded by the coding sequence ATGAGAGAAGGGAGGGACGGTTCTCTGCGGGCACTTTTTCGAATATTAGTTTTGATTTCCATTTTTCTGGCAGCTGGCTTTTACATTGATATTGGCCGTAATGAGAAAGGGGAAATACTTGTCAATCAGGAAAATACACAGCCTGGTGCAGTTAAGGATATAAATAACAATGACAATAGTTTATCTTCCAATACAGGGTTCCCTGAAAAAGGCTTGGCATCGCTTATGGGAAAATCCGCCGCGGGGCTAAAAGAAAGTTTAGGAGCACCGTCCAGAATAGATCCTTCTTTTTATGGTTACGATTGGTGGATTTATAATAAAAGCAGCACTGAGTATATTCAGGCTGGGGTAAGCAAAAATAAAGTGGTTAGTTTGTTTGCGACAGGTGAAGATGCAGACATTTATCCTTTCAAAATAGGTCAGCCCATTGGTGAATTATATGCATCCGTCTTTTTTGAAACAGATTTCAACCTTAAAGTAAAAGATAGCTCATACCGTTTCGAATTGTCTGAAGATGACCTCAATACAAGGCCGTTGGTTATGGTTGGAGAGTATTTCGCACAGCTGAATATAGATAGATTTACAGGGACGCTCTCCAGTGTGAGGGTAATGGATGCAGCCACCTTAATTAAGCTTCGCCCGTATGAAATGGTTTACCGTGGTGAATTGTTGGAGCCCCCCTTGCCTTCTCCTGCCTTTGAGGAAGATGTAGAGAGAGCGAAAGAAAAGCAAATTCTTGACCTTACAAATGTTATAAGGGTTAGACATCATTTACAGCCGTTGATATGGGATGATATGACTGCAGCTGCAGCTTTTGGCCATAGTAAAGATATGTATGAAAGCAATGACTTTTCGCATACTTCTAAAACTTATGGCGATTTGGCGGACCGGCTTGAAGCTGGAGGAGTCTCATTTGAGGCTGCAGGGGAAAACATAGCTGCAAATTATACGGATGCCCCCGCTGTCGTTGAAGGATGGCTTAACAGCAAAGGCCATCGGGATAGTCTGCTGAACGAAGAATTTACACATCTTGGAGTTGGAGTTTATAAAAAGCATTATACGCAAAATTTCATAAAAAAAGCTGATGGAGAAAGCTAA
- the coaD gene encoding pantetheine-phosphate adenylyltransferase: MGGIAVCPGSFDPITYGHLDIIKRAAKVFEQVYVVVLNNSSKKPLFTVEERIQLIEEVTKDLKNVKVDSFQGLLMDYAKSVNANAVIRGLRAVSDFEYEMQITSMNRVLNDEVETFFIMTNNQYSFLSSSIVKEVAKYNGDISELVPDTVEKALKNKFR, from the coding sequence ATGGGAGGCATCGCGGTTTGTCCAGGCAGCTTCGATCCAATAACTTATGGCCATCTGGATATTATTAAGAGGGCTGCAAAGGTATTTGAACAGGTTTATGTAGTTGTATTGAATAACTCTTCAAAAAAACCTCTTTTTACTGTTGAAGAAAGAATTCAGCTGATAGAAGAAGTCACAAAGGATCTTAAAAATGTTAAAGTAGATTCGTTTCAGGGGCTTCTGATGGATTATGCAAAATCGGTTAATGCGAATGCTGTCATTCGGGGCTTGCGGGCTGTTTCTGATTTTGAATATGAAATGCAGATAACATCCATGAACAGAGTCTTGAATGATGAAGTGGAAACCTTTTTTATCATGACTAATAATCAGTATTCGTTCTTAAGTTCAAGCATTGTGAAAGAAGTGGCAAAATATAACGGGGACATATCAGAACTCGTTCCTGACACTGTAGAAAAGGCTCTTAAGAACAAGTTTAGATAA
- a CDS encoding DUF7147 family protein has product MIQRFIEIGEGYSDIYELIEIARANKHRLSHMAAFHTSIDHKEVTSLAVILKPTDPGGFQPLYICREGIPNPKAAPNKRYELFANAAEDLNKEIIQLTVKPSVIFNEKELYFQYLIGILRLNHYIAPLQ; this is encoded by the coding sequence TTGATACAGCGTTTTATAGAAATTGGTGAAGGATACTCTGATATTTATGAATTAATTGAAATCGCCCGGGCAAATAAGCATCGTTTGTCCCACATGGCTGCTTTCCATACGAGCATTGATCATAAAGAAGTGACCTCCCTGGCAGTCATCCTGAAGCCAACAGACCCTGGCGGATTTCAGCCCTTATATATTTGCCGGGAAGGGATACCGAATCCAAAGGCAGCACCAAATAAACGATATGAATTATTCGCGAATGCTGCGGAAGACCTGAATAAGGAAATTATTCAGCTGACAGTAAAGCCTTCTGTTATTTTTAATGAAAAGGAATTATATTTTCAGTATTTGATTGGGATTTTAAGGCTTAATCACTATATTGCACCGCTGCAATAA
- a CDS encoding stalk domain-containing protein — protein MWKASLFIFLILSGIISGMLFWQWQAYSEHAIALESSGAITQEITVETRLKELKITQKIHGLMEQEEYRLVIPDTLFKWKCKNGTGEACDSADENPFTFFSSDDQMTFEYAVPINERNKALLLTDWFVKIPGKKAEGLSITISDSFKREGSWAAGIRLKARKKLDHIDYYYFEGKGNVPILYWQQKPLLKKAINNAEVYSEDIQAASFNFKKLNEIGDFPFLTIIFTDQYPEYKDENILITSPRTKVAQVEKNLITMLFQRKFSEDSQTWVIDVFTAGLLDMKPSSSKGSAVLQELQGELTEDELKAFLRKVINVNSLNAEKLDKLLSDVKGLNTHFFTMNTKSDAPFVPLYFQKEKKLLVSGAEKASIDLIYRDGKRLLPFTATMKALGYEIKILSGEETMLLSKGNNSYRFYLNKNVFIYNEEDYGLLENPLTNQNGTVFMEIQWFKSLFGVTAEEREGEIYLTSDPV, from the coding sequence ATGTGGAAGGCATCTTTATTTATTTTTTTAATTTTGTCTGGAATCATTTCAGGCATGCTGTTTTGGCAGTGGCAGGCTTATTCTGAGCATGCGATTGCCTTGGAGAGTTCCGGGGCTATTACACAGGAAATCACAGTTGAAACACGTCTAAAAGAACTTAAAATCACCCAAAAGATACACGGACTCATGGAACAAGAAGAATATAGGCTTGTTATCCCCGACACTCTATTTAAATGGAAATGCAAGAATGGAACCGGAGAAGCCTGTGATTCAGCAGACGAAAATCCTTTTACCTTTTTTTCTTCTGATGATCAGATGACATTTGAGTATGCTGTACCGATAAATGAAAGAAATAAAGCATTATTGTTAACTGATTGGTTTGTGAAAATTCCCGGCAAAAAGGCTGAAGGCTTGTCCATAACTATTTCGGATTCTTTCAAAAGAGAGGGTTCGTGGGCTGCGGGAATCCGGCTAAAAGCCCGAAAGAAATTAGATCATATCGATTATTATTATTTCGAGGGCAAAGGGAATGTTCCAATACTTTACTGGCAGCAAAAACCGCTGTTGAAGAAAGCTATTAACAACGCAGAGGTATACTCAGAAGATATCCAGGCAGCCAGCTTCAATTTCAAGAAACTAAATGAGATTGGAGATTTTCCATTCTTGACGATTATCTTTACTGATCAATACCCTGAATATAAGGATGAAAATATCCTTATTACCTCTCCTCGCACTAAGGTTGCACAGGTGGAAAAAAATCTTATTACTATGCTGTTTCAAAGAAAGTTTTCAGAGGACTCTCAAACCTGGGTAATTGATGTTTTCACAGCAGGCTTATTAGATATGAAACCCAGTTCATCGAAAGGAAGCGCAGTCCTGCAGGAACTGCAGGGCGAGTTAACCGAAGATGAGCTGAAAGCCTTTCTTAGGAAAGTAATAAACGTGAATTCTCTGAATGCAGAAAAGCTAGACAAGCTCTTAAGTGATGTGAAAGGCCTTAACACACATTTTTTCACGATGAATACCAAAAGCGATGCTCCGTTTGTTCCTCTGTATTTCCAGAAAGAAAAAAAGCTATTGGTATCTGGTGCTGAGAAAGCAAGCATTGATTTAATCTATAGGGATGGAAAGAGGCTTCTTCCATTTACAGCGACGATGAAGGCATTAGGATATGAAATTAAGATCCTATCCGGTGAGGAAACGATGCTTTTGTCAAAAGGGAATAACAGTTATCGGTTTTACTTAAATAAAAATGTTTTCATTTATAATGAAGAAGACTATGGACTGCTTGAAAATCCATTAACCAATCAAAACGGAACCGTATTTATGGAAATCCAATGGTTTAAATCACTCTTCGGAGTTACTGCTGAAGAAAGAGAAGGCGAGATTTACCTGACGTCCGATCCAGTCTAA
- a CDS encoding PaaI family thioesterase codes for MNRDLMELFEQCTKNATEEELNALESLLLGFHKRQTGQNSSYIGGLLHMERQITEDECILTVPLSQIVNNPLGILHGGITATIIDSAMGTLAASLLPEGFGAVTTQLNIHYLAVGKGEYVTCRATIDHKGTRSMVLSADVLRSDGRKIAQATGSFFIIEKKNVNN; via the coding sequence ATGAATAGAGATCTTATGGAATTATTTGAACAGTGCACCAAGAATGCCACTGAGGAAGAATTAAACGCTTTAGAGTCCCTGCTTTTAGGTTTTCATAAAAGACAGACCGGTCAAAACAGCTCCTATATCGGCGGACTTCTTCATATGGAACGGCAAATAACTGAGGATGAATGCATTCTGACTGTTCCTTTAAGTCAGATAGTCAATAATCCGCTCGGCATTCTCCATGGGGGTATAACCGCAACCATTATTGACTCTGCCATGGGAACACTTGCAGCTTCACTGCTTCCTGAAGGCTTTGGGGCTGTTACGACACAGTTAAACATTCATTATCTTGCAGTTGGTAAAGGGGAATACGTGACATGCAGAGCGACGATTGACCATAAGGGCACAAGAAGCATGGTATTATCTGCAGATGTACTCCGTTCGGATGGAAGAAAAATTGCACAGGCAACAGGCAGCTTTTTTATCATCGAAAAGAAAAACGTTAATAATTAA
- a CDS encoding CAP domain-containing protein, translating into MQKFKTIIIFLFLIFLTADPAGAATDYRVEQKDTLWEIALRFQQDLQDIINSNPQIENPDLIFPGEIIIIPGHGRKIAIPKMDVNEYELMELANQKRKELRLKPLSVDLHLNGAAKKKSFDMMKLEYVSHNSPTYGNPTEMLRNQQISFLAVKENIGAGYKTADEMFAAWMNSSVHRENILSKKATHIGAGYIQGGLHGHYWTIFIVEKNEGG; encoded by the coding sequence TTGCAGAAATTCAAAACCATAATTATCTTCTTATTTCTTATATTTTTAACAGCAGATCCTGCGGGCGCTGCAACAGATTACAGGGTTGAGCAAAAGGACACTCTTTGGGAAATTGCGCTAAGATTCCAGCAGGATCTACAAGATATTATTAATAGCAATCCCCAGATAGAAAACCCTGATTTAATTTTTCCTGGTGAAATTATTATCATTCCTGGCCATGGAAGGAAAATTGCCATTCCCAAAATGGATGTGAATGAATATGAGCTTATGGAGCTTGCCAACCAAAAACGAAAAGAATTAAGGCTTAAACCATTATCTGTAGATTTGCATCTGAATGGTGCAGCCAAGAAAAAGTCTTTTGACATGATGAAATTAGAATATGTTTCACATAATTCTCCTACATATGGAAATCCTACAGAAATGTTAAGGAATCAGCAGATTTCTTTTCTGGCCGTAAAGGAGAATATAGGGGCGGGCTATAAAACAGCTGATGAAATGTTTGCTGCCTGGATGAACTCCTCAGTCCACCGGGAAAATATTCTAAGCAAAAAGGCAACACATATTGGTGCTGGATATATTCAAGGAGGCTTGCACGGTCACTATTGGACCATATTCATTGTTGAGAAAAATGAAGGAGGATAA
- a CDS encoding SepM family pheromone-processing serine protease, whose translation MRSKFYTRSFLALAVILLVSSFYYLPYYVSKPGMAKELEPIIEVENGNEEQGTFMLTTVKMGRANIYAYVAAKFSKYQELYPVEEIRSENETEEEYNVRQLHLMATSKLAAIETAYKKAGIPIHYHYNGVYILNVLPDMPAHGKLQAGDRIFKVDGKEFKSSDEFISMVSNKQEGSEITLTFERQDKTKETSIPLKKLKETGKPGVGITLVDDKEIEVEPAVNIDSEEIGGPSAGLMFSLEIYNQLIKEDLTGGYKIAGTGTINSEGSVGRIGGIEQKIVAADKAGAEIFLAPNEKGAEDSNYKAAVATARDIKTDMKIIPVDTFDDAVEYLRSLD comes from the coding sequence ATGAGAAGCAAGTTTTATACCCGTTCCTTCTTGGCTTTGGCAGTTATTCTTCTGGTCAGTTCGTTTTATTATCTGCCTTATTATGTATCAAAGCCAGGTATGGCGAAAGAACTGGAGCCAATTATTGAGGTCGAAAACGGGAATGAAGAACAAGGCACCTTCATGCTGACAACCGTAAAAATGGGCCGGGCTAACATATATGCATACGTTGCTGCTAAATTCAGCAAGTATCAGGAACTATACCCTGTAGAAGAAATACGTTCCGAAAATGAAACAGAAGAAGAATATAATGTACGGCAGCTGCATCTCATGGCAACATCCAAATTGGCTGCTATTGAAACGGCTTATAAAAAAGCGGGCATACCTATTCATTATCATTATAATGGCGTATATATCCTTAATGTGCTGCCTGATATGCCTGCTCACGGCAAACTGCAGGCTGGTGACCGCATCTTTAAAGTGGATGGTAAGGAGTTCAAGTCCTCTGATGAATTTATCAGCATGGTCTCCAATAAGCAGGAGGGCAGTGAAATAACATTAACCTTTGAACGCCAGGATAAGACTAAGGAAACCTCGATTCCTTTAAAGAAACTTAAAGAAACAGGAAAGCCGGGCGTGGGAATCACCCTGGTTGATGACAAAGAAATAGAGGTCGAACCAGCCGTGAATATTGACAGTGAAGAAATTGGCGGCCCATCAGCCGGGCTGATGTTTTCACTTGAGATTTACAATCAGCTTATAAAGGAAGATTTGACTGGAGGCTATAAAATAGCTGGAACCGGAACAATTAATTCGGAAGGGTCAGTCGGAAGAATAGGAGGCATCGAGCAAAAAATAGTGGCCGCTGACAAAGCCGGAGCAGAAATCTTCCTTGCCCCTAATGAAAAAGGAGCAGAAGACTCCAATTATAAAGCCGCTGTTGCAACAGCCAGGGATATCAAGACTGATATGAAAATTATTCCTGTGGACACCTTTGATGATGCGGTTGAATATTTAAGGAGCCTGGATTAA
- a CDS encoding YlbD family protein yields the protein MTKTKLHPSVDKFKEFVKQNPRIIKEVRAGNTTWQELYEDWYLLGEEDSRWDSYRENKDEAQKPEEKKSDWMGSIMGTLKQMDANQMQGYISNLSQALSAVQGVISQFQGGGQKPSGGSKPSVSKPSSPFTFKKD from the coding sequence ATGACCAAAACGAAACTTCATCCCTCCGTCGATAAGTTTAAAGAGTTTGTTAAACAGAATCCGCGAATCATCAAGGAAGTCAGGGCTGGAAATACAACGTGGCAGGAATTATATGAGGATTGGTATTTGCTTGGGGAAGAAGATTCAAGGTGGGATTCCTATAGAGAAAACAAAGATGAAGCACAAAAGCCAGAAGAGAAAAAAAGTGACTGGATGGGCAGTATTATGGGTACTCTTAAGCAAATGGATGCGAATCAAATGCAGGGGTACATCAGTAATCTCAGCCAGGCGCTTTCAGCAGTGCAGGGGGTTATTTCCCAATTCCAAGGCGGCGGCCAGAAACCATCAGGAGGCTCAAAGCCAAGTGTGTCTAAACCAAGCAGCCCTTTTACATTTAAAAAGGATTAA
- a CDS encoding CBS domain-containing protein, with translation MEKIRDIMTSHVESCSLLDNVYEVAVKMKELNVGAIPIVDNEKLVGMITDRDIVLRCVAEKHPASSKVEDIMSSHLVTVTTDTEAREAARLMAEHQIRRLPVVEGDKLVGIVSLGDFAVRHLTDDQAGEALTDISKHESEAQH, from the coding sequence ATGGAAAAGATTCGTGATATTATGACCAGCCATGTTGAAAGCTGTTCTCTATTGGACAATGTGTATGAAGTGGCAGTTAAGATGAAAGAATTAAACGTAGGGGCTATCCCGATTGTGGATAATGAAAAGCTAGTAGGAATGATTACTGACCGGGATATCGTTCTTCGCTGTGTGGCAGAAAAACACCCTGCTTCATCCAAAGTAGAAGATATTATGAGCAGCCATTTAGTAACCGTTACCACGGATACAGAGGCTCGGGAAGCTGCACGCTTGATGGCTGAACATCAAATTCGCAGGCTTCCTGTTGTGGAAGGTGACAAGCTTGTTGGAATAGTATCACTCGGTGACTTTGCCGTCCGTCATTTAACAGATGACCAGGCTGGAGAAGCGCTTACTGATATTTCAAAACACGAAAGTGAAGCACAGCATTAA